Proteins from a single region of Parasedimentitalea psychrophila:
- a CDS encoding DEAD/DEAH box helicase, whose product MNIVKTALAEALKARGYESLTQVQQEVSNPDLVSKDLLVSAQTGSGKTVGFGLAMAPTLLGDDEGFGRAASPLALVIAPTRELAMQVKRELEWLYAGAGAHMASTVGGMDMRDERRALDRGTHIVVATPGRLRDHIMRGSINLSEVRAVVLDEADEMLDLGFREDLEFILGETPETRRTLMFSATVPKGIARLAETYLKDYERITTVAATSQHADIDYQMLAVSQRDSENAIINVLRYHEAPNALVFCNTRAMVNRLTTRLSNRGFSVVALSGELSQAERSNALQSLRDGRASVCVATDVAARGIDLPKLDLVVHAELPNSHETLLHRSGRTGRAGRQGVSALIVPPKSRGKAMRLLRAAKLTAEELNAPSAEAVRGQDEARMLGDATWTEVVTDAEATPVANLLEKFAPEQLAAAYLRLFHSRHTAPEELGDPGQDKGARKEREPFGPSVWFSISGGRDAGAEPRRLLPMLCKAGNLSKDDIGAIRVQGQESYVELRQSSVDGFLKALGKPEVEGSKVVKLDKAPDIAHSPRPKFEGSGPRRDDRKPRGDFKPREDRKPRDDYKPREDRKPRDDFKPREDRKPRDDYKPREDAGKKGGDAKYGGKSSTPPVDWNDSPAPRSKKPKAGIGKGGGNPSQRMARPGEEHVTPLKRRKTGDSKPYAGKPGGDSDRKGPPPPKGRADSKKNKARAALAKGGPAKGGGGFAKSKPRKGN is encoded by the coding sequence ATGAATATCGTGAAAACAGCACTCGCAGAGGCGCTCAAGGCGCGCGGTTACGAATCGTTGACCCAGGTCCAGCAAGAGGTCAGCAACCCTGATCTGGTGTCTAAGGATCTGTTGGTCTCGGCCCAGACTGGCTCGGGCAAAACAGTAGGATTTGGTCTGGCGATGGCGCCGACCTTGCTCGGTGACGACGAAGGCTTTGGCCGCGCCGCATCACCCTTGGCGCTGGTGATTGCACCCACGCGTGAATTGGCAATGCAGGTCAAGCGCGAGCTGGAATGGCTCTATGCCGGCGCCGGGGCCCATATGGCCTCGACCGTTGGCGGCATGGATATGCGCGACGAGCGCCGGGCGCTGGATCGCGGCACCCATATCGTTGTGGCCACACCGGGTCGTTTGCGCGACCACATCATGCGCGGCTCGATCAACCTGTCCGAAGTGCGCGCCGTGGTGCTGGACGAGGCCGACGAGATGCTCGACCTCGGTTTCCGCGAAGATCTGGAATTCATTCTGGGCGAAACCCCTGAAACCCGTCGCACCCTGATGTTCTCGGCCACCGTGCCAAAAGGCATCGCGCGTCTGGCTGAAACCTATCTGAAGGATTACGAGCGGATCACCACCGTTGCCGCGACATCGCAGCACGCGGATATTGATTATCAAATGCTGGCTGTGTCTCAGCGCGATAGCGAAAACGCCATCATCAACGTGTTGCGCTACCACGAAGCGCCCAATGCGCTGGTGTTCTGTAACACCCGTGCAATGGTCAACCGTCTGACCACACGCCTGTCGAACCGGGGCTTCTCGGTGGTGGCGCTGTCGGGCGAGCTGTCGCAGGCCGAGCGGTCCAACGCGTTGCAATCCCTGCGCGACGGTCGTGCCAGCGTCTGCGTGGCCACCGATGTGGCGGCGCGCGGCATTGACTTGCCCAAGCTGGATCTGGTGGTTCATGCCGAACTGCCAAACAGCCACGAAACCCTGCTGCACCGCTCAGGCCGGACTGGCCGGGCCGGACGCCAGGGTGTCTCTGCGCTGATCGTACCACCCAAGTCACGCGGCAAGGCGATGCGCCTGTTGCGGGCGGCCAAACTCACCGCCGAAGAGCTGAACGCGCCAAGCGCCGAAGCGGTTCGTGGTCAGGACGAGGCCCGTATGCTGGGCGATGCAACCTGGACCGAAGTCGTCACCGACGCAGAGGCCACACCAGTGGCAAACCTGCTGGAGAAGTTTGCGCCCGAACAGCTGGCCGCAGCCTATCTGCGCCTGTTCCATTCGCGCCACACTGCGCCCGAGGAACTGGGTGATCCCGGTCAGGACAAGGGCGCCCGCAAAGAGCGCGAGCCGTTTGGTCCTTCGGTCTGGTTCTCGATTTCCGGTGGTCGCGATGCGGGCGCTGAACCGCGTCGTTTGCTGCCGATGCTGTGCAAGGCAGGCAACCTGTCCAAGGACGATATCGGCGCCATCCGGGTGCAGGGCCAAGAAAGCTATGTTGAGCTGCGCCAGAGCAGTGTCGATGGCTTCCTCAAGGCACTGGGCAAACCTGAAGTTGAAGGCTCCAAGGTTGTCAAGCTGGACAAGGCCCCGGATATCGCCCATTCGCCACGCCCCAAATTTGAGGGCAGCGGCCCGCGTCGCGATGATCGCAAGCCCCGTGGCGACTTTAAGCCACGCGAAGATCGCAAACCGCGCGACGATTATAAGCCACGCGAAGATCGCAAGCCGCGTGACGATTTCAAGCCTCGCGAAGATCGCAAACCGCGTGACGACTACAAACCGCGCGAGGATGCGGGTAAGAAGGGTGGCGACGCCAAATATGGCGGCAAATCGTCGACCCCTCCGGTCGATTGGAACGATTCCCCTGCGCCCCGCTCGAAAAAACCCAAGGCAGGGATCGGCAAAGGTGGCGGCAACCCGTCTCAGCGCATGGCGCGTCCGGGTGAAGAACACGTCACGCCGCTGAAACGGCGCAAGACTGGCGACAGTAAGCCCTATGCCGGTAAGCCCGGCGGCGACAGTGACCGCAAAGGTCCGCCCCCCCCCAAGGGCCGGGCTGACAGCAAAAAGAACAAGGCCCGTGCGGCGCTGGCCAAGGGAGGCCCCGCCAAAGGTGGCGGCGGTTTCGCCAAGAGCAAGCCTCGCAAGGGGAACTGA
- a CDS encoding DUF2182 domain-containing protein, which yields MPEGGADVAPENPVLGRGAVERLARRDGLIVALSALSITVMAAWYTFAEVEVSMTAGPLWTPGYALLNFAMWWVMMIAMMTPSAAPMLLLYTAVKRMGPDAERVVLLSHLFLAGYLLAWGGFSLIATLAQWQVETLGLSMGAMMPIRSGGLAGVVVLLAGLYQMSGLKHACLAHCRSPGAFLVQHRRPGATGALWLGMIHGGYCLGCCWALMALLFVGGIMNVYWIVGLALYVLAEKNVPQIRAMTRLTGGFLIVAGTYVLISALA from the coding sequence GTGCCTGAAGGGGGAGCGGATGTAGCGCCGGAAAATCCCGTCTTGGGGCGGGGGGCGGTGGAACGCTTGGCACGCCGGGACGGGCTGATCGTTGCCCTGTCGGCGCTGTCGATCACCGTGATGGCTGCCTGGTATACCTTTGCCGAGGTGGAGGTCTCGATGACCGCAGGTCCGCTGTGGACGCCGGGCTATGCGCTGCTGAACTTTGCGATGTGGTGGGTCATGATGATTGCCATGATGACCCCCAGTGCGGCCCCGATGTTGCTGTTGTATACGGCGGTCAAACGGATGGGACCGGATGCGGAGCGGGTTGTACTGCTTAGTCACTTGTTCCTGGCCGGGTATCTGTTGGCTTGGGGGGGCTTCAGCCTGATCGCCACTCTGGCGCAATGGCAGGTCGAGACCCTTGGTCTGTCGATGGGCGCAATGATGCCGATCAGGTCCGGCGGGCTGGCCGGGGTGGTGGTGCTGCTTGCGGGACTGTACCAGATGAGTGGTCTCAAACATGCCTGCCTGGCCCATTGCCGCTCGCCCGGCGCGTTTCTGGTGCAGCATCGCCGCCCGGGCGCAACCGGGGCGCTTTGGTTGGGGATGATCCACGGCGGGTATTGCCTGGGGTGCTGTTGGGCGCTGATGGCACTGCTGTTTGTTGGCGGCATCATGAATGTCTACTGGATCGTCGGGCTGGCGCTTTATGTGCTGGCCGAAAAGAACGTGCCGCAGATACGCGCGATGACCCGCCTGACGGGCGGATTTCTGATCGTGGCTGGCACCTATGTGCTGATCTCTGCGCTGGCTTGA
- the cobS gene encoding cobaltochelatase subunit CobS: MSNGLLDINAKPTESISVRDVFGIDTDMTVKGFAESSERVPTIDPTYKFDPDTTMAILAGFSHNRRVMIQGYHGTGKSTHIEQVAARLNWPAVRVNLDSHISRIDLIGKDAIKLKDGKQVTEFHEGILPWALRNPVAIVFDEYDAGRADVMFVIQRVLEHDGKLTLLDQNEIITPNPYFRLFATANTVGLGDTTGLYHGTQQINQAQMDRWSLVATLNYLSHDAETMIVLSKAPHYNTEAGRKTVSQMVTVADLTRTAFMNGDLSTVMSPRTVINWAQNVEIFRNVGYAFRLSFLNKCDELERQTVAEFYQRCFDEELPESAANVSLG, translated from the coding sequence ATGAGCAACGGCTTGCTGGATATCAATGCTAAACCCACCGAGAGCATCTCGGTCCGCGATGTGTTTGGCATCGACACCGACATGACAGTCAAGGGCTTTGCCGAAAGCTCCGAACGGGTGCCAACGATCGATCCCACCTACAAATTCGACCCCGACACCACGATGGCGATTCTGGCCGGGTTCTCGCACAATCGCCGGGTGATGATCCAAGGTTACCACGGCACAGGCAAATCCACCCATATCGAACAGGTTGCCGCAAGGCTGAACTGGCCTGCGGTGCGGGTCAACCTCGACAGTCACATCTCCCGGATCGACCTGATCGGTAAGGATGCGATCAAGCTGAAAGACGGCAAGCAGGTCACTGAGTTCCACGAGGGTATCCTGCCTTGGGCGTTGCGCAACCCGGTTGCGATTGTGTTTGATGAATATGACGCCGGCCGTGCCGATGTGATGTTTGTGATCCAGCGGGTGCTGGAGCATGATGGCAAGCTGACCCTGCTGGATCAGAACGAGATCATCACTCCGAACCCCTATTTCCGCCTGTTCGCCACCGCCAACACTGTTGGTCTGGGCGACACCACCGGACTGTACCACGGCACTCAGCAGATCAACCAGGCCCAGATGGACCGCTGGTCGCTGGTGGCGACGCTGAACTATCTGAGCCACGACGCCGAAACCATGATCGTGCTGTCCAAGGCACCGCATTACAACACCGAGGCCGGTCGCAAGACCGTCAGCCAGATGGTCACCGTCGCCGACCTGACCCGCACCGCGTTCATGAACGGTGATCTGTCCACCGTGATGTCGCCGCGGACGGTGATCAACTGGGCGCAAAACGTCGAGATCTTCCGCAATGTGGGCTATGCCTTCCGGCTGTCGTTCCTGAACAAATGTGACGAACTGGAGCGCCAGACCGTCGCCGAGTTCTATCAGCGCTGTTTCGA
- a CDS encoding DUF1326 domain-containing protein, with the protein MEKWSIQGEEIVNCNCNFGCPCQFGVLPTDGTCEAAVFFRIDKGNYGDVQLGGLLAAGVYKWPGAIHEGEGQMQLIIDETASAAQRAALEAIMTGKDTVEMATMWYVFSAMCPTKHETIIAPISVEINAEDRIGKGSVAGVVEVNAEPIPHIMSGAPHRVGIRLPNGFEFGFAEMAMGSTKTSGGAIELLKNSGTHAHFASLHLTGEGRVGA; encoded by the coding sequence GTGGAAAAATGGAGCATTCAGGGCGAGGAAATTGTCAATTGTAACTGTAACTTCGGCTGTCCCTGCCAATTTGGTGTGCTGCCAACGGATGGCACCTGCGAGGCGGCGGTATTTTTCCGCATCGACAAGGGAAATTATGGCGATGTTCAGCTTGGCGGGCTGCTGGCTGCCGGGGTCTATAAATGGCCCGGCGCAATCCACGAGGGTGAAGGCCAGATGCAGCTTATTATAGATGAGACTGCCAGTGCTGCGCAGCGGGCCGCGCTGGAGGCCATCATGACCGGCAAGGATACCGTTGAAATGGCCACCATGTGGTATGTTTTCAGCGCCATGTGCCCAACCAAGCATGAAACGATCATTGCGCCGATTTCGGTTGAGATAAACGCTGAGGATCGGATCGGCAAAGGCAGTGTTGCTGGCGTCGTCGAGGTCAACGCCGAACCGATTCCACATATCATGTCGGGGGCGCCGCACCGTGTGGGGATCCGGCTGCCGAACGGGTTTGAATTTGGCTTTGCCGAGATGGCCATGGGCAGCACCAAGACCTCGGGCGGGGCGATTGAGTTGCTCAAGAATTCAGGAACCCATGCGCATTTCGCCAGTCTGCATCTGACCGGAGAAGGACGAGTTGGTGCCTGA
- a CDS encoding GYD domain-containing protein codes for MPLFITYASYSQVGIKGLLSKPENRSSVVQSLIEKVGGRLVAMYNTTGTNDVVLVSEAPDGSDAVAIAMAVSASGAIARAETVRAWTSDDFEAVIKKAAGLTGAYVPPGS; via the coding sequence ATGCCACTATTTATAACATATGCAAGCTATTCTCAGGTCGGTATCAAGGGGTTGCTCAGCAAACCTGAAAACAGATCTTCGGTTGTTCAGAGCCTGATCGAAAAGGTCGGAGGTAGGCTGGTGGCGATGTATAACACCACCGGCACCAATGATGTTGTGCTTGTCTCAGAGGCTCCGGATGGTTCGGATGCGGTGGCGATCGCCATGGCGGTCTCTGCATCGGGAGCGATCGCGCGGGCCGAAACCGTGCGGGCCTGGACCAGCGATGATTTTGAAGCGGTCATCAAGAAGGCTGCTGGCCTGACCGGCGCCTATGTGCCTCCTGGATCCTGA